The Drosophila innubila isolate TH190305 chromosome 2L unlocalized genomic scaffold, UK_Dinn_1.0 4_B_2L, whole genome shotgun sequence genome segment cgctttaaaatcggtccgttttttacaaagttatgaaagtttgaatttttcagaCCTTTGACCCAGCAACTTTCCAAGTCAGGTGCTTTGTTCAAAttaccatgattttttacaaaaaaaatgaaacctctcagaaaaatatttaaactttaattttaaagtgttgctttatactcATGGCGATATAAGGAGatgattaaaaatgaaaacttgagatttaaaacattaaaattgaaaatctagaTCTAtcggaaatttttttaacactaTTCAGAACGAATTTAGAGACCAAGCCATAATCAATctgacattccgtttaaaaataggaaataaaaatagataaataaaaaatatgtggaTATTTCACAACGATTTTACCCCAATATCATTGACAAACTCAAGGGCCACCGACGTCCCCAAGTATCCATAAAATACCAACAGCATAGATAACTCGGCAATTCCACGACCGCCGACAGAAAGAAGCTCACATATTGATTGGTTCCAAGGGAAGGGCCGTAATAACTTAGACCCAGATAAACGGTCTCATTGGCAAACCAACTGAGTGTTATCAGTATTGTCTTCAATCGCATATTTGGCGTGCGACAGAGATCCATGAGTCCCACATTGgcaatctttttcttttccttcTTCATTTTATCCCTTCTAATCTGCGCCTCCAGTTTGCTATGAACTGCCTCTGGGAACTGACGTCCGTTTATGATCGCCATGCGTTCCAGGATTTTAAGCGCCTCCTCGAGACGACCGCGCATTAAAAGCCAACGCGGTGATTCTGGCATTACAAACATGTATAGGAAATAGGCGTAGAACGGCAGGGAGGTGTAATACGATAGGCGCACCCAATCCCGCTCCAGATACGTGACCAGGGACAACAGCATTATGCCTGATGTGTAGAATGTGCAAGTCATAACGGTTACAAAGGAACGGTACTTTTCGCCAACAAGTTCCAGGGCTGCAAAACACATAGCATAGTGACAAGATATCACTCAAGATATCAATGatcacaatttaataaattagaatgtacttacaaataataaatggtATCTGATAAACAGCAGGTATAGTCAGACCTACGACAACGCGACTGCCAGCCCATGTCCAGAAATCTTTGCTCAGTGACGTCATTAAGCTGCCGGCCagcagcgttgccagacagGTGAAATAAGAAAGTCGCCTGCCCGCGCGATCATTGAGAAGCCCAAAAAGATACACACCTACAGGGCCGCCACTGTTAAGCGCAGCCAGACCAATAGTAGGATATATGTCTTGATCGCAAACCAAATCGAACTGTTAACGGGttagtaaattatataatgcATGCGCTTAAAAACCATATGATATGAATTGGAAAAATGAGTTAAATCGAGCTCTACTAAATGCAGATTAATGTGAACTTTAAAGCTGAAATAATTCACATCGATCACAATAGAAGACCAGACATGGCTGGTGTTATACTCCCAGCCCTGTGAGCACTTGACCAAGGGCCAGCTGCTGTTTAGCTCCAAATGTTCAAATGTCAAGTTTCCATTGGTATCTTCATTAAAAGGGTCCAGTAACTGGGTCCAGTTGACGCCGTATGTGTAGCATTTACTATAAACCAGTTCGTCATTTTcctattttataataaacatctTATATAAGTACTCCACTCATACTCTGTTTATAAGAAGTACAGTCGCACAATCAAttcttacaattttaattcgtttcgtgaattttaatttcacatatttgaaaattaatgaaatgctGCGCATAACAGTCACTTTTAATTCTCTACCTGTTCCTTGGGAATGGCCAAATATTTGCGCTGTTCGACATCCATGTCCATGAGTTCAGGGATCCGACACCAATAATCATCTGGAGTGTCGGCCAtgaaaagttgattaaaagcacAAAAACCACATGGAATACAAGCAGGCAAGCAAATACCAAAAACGAGAAGTTTCTGATATTTGCCAAACTCCCCAATGATGGGCAACAAATCATCCAAGTCGAAGGCCTCCTAAAACGgcattaactttaaaatcattaaacTGCTCAGGCAACttctaaaaaaattcttacatCAATTGATTCTTGAGTTTCAGGTTTATTACGTTGTCGCAACTGAGATATTTCATCATACTCATCTTCACTGTCCACAATTTCACCTGTCATTTGTCTGAAATTCCTTTGATTTTacttgaaatataattatgaaaacaaTTCTGCaagtttttctgttttcacCGTTTTGCAGAAGCCGTAAAAGTTTTCGCTTTCAGCTGTTGTTAACGGTTTACAAAGGGTTGCCAGCAGATtcattactaaaaaaaaaagccgaTAGAGGTCGCTAGCCATTGggtattgttttataatttatatttgaattgcaagttgtttttaatttgtttaaactaaagtacatatttttaaacattacatatgaattcaataatattaatgctTAGATTTCAAGCTTTAATTACAGTTGATAGGCTTTGATTTAATGATTTCACAAATGTTAAAGTACGTCAAATTTCATATCAGTACACCTTTGGGAGGGATTAGGGAATcgtttctaaaaataatatcgggcttctttttatcttttataagAACAGCAGTATCTaagtaattaattgttttttcttgtattattttttttttgctttgattttatcTAAGTATATCGAGAAATGGACgttgtttaattgaaaaatagaattgAAAGTGTATGCCAAATAATTGAAtagattgttttaattttttaaaaatgaatttcacAATTGATTTTCTCCCTTTCTCGTACTATCTgaataatacttaaaattattgcGCGCTTCGGTACTAcatatgtgtacatacatatagtatatgtataattacATTAGTTTCATTATATTAAACAGAAAACCGGCTGTTCCTGCACAGCACAGAAATCACACACATTAGGCTTAAGTGTAAATTGTGGCTACACATACAAAACATACGGGCACAAACTCTgtaaaaacatttgcatttgatgtatatatatatgtatatgtatgtatatgcgtCTAGTCGACCTTGACAACGCTATAGATTTTCCGTATAAACCAGAAGCACGCAAAGAATCCAATTGTGCCGgtaagcaaaaagaaaaggacTACCATAATAGCCGTATAACCGAAGTAAAGGAACGTTGATGCACTGTCCTTAATCGAGAGCTTTGTGACAAAGTAATGACAACAGTAGATGAACAAATAAACGGCCGTAAAGCCCGATGTGAGAAACGATCGCCACCACCAATGATAGTCCTCCGCACATAGATGGAAATAGCATAGCAAGATGGTTGTCTCCGAGCACGTTATGACCAGTATAAGGAATACCAGGAAGAGGAATCCAAACATATAGTACATCTGATTCGACCACAGCGAGCTCAGTATGAAGAACAGCTGAATGAAAATGCAGCCAAATGGTAATACTCCGCCCATAACAATGCCGGGAATAGGCTGGGTATAGATGGACTGATCTGGTATCTGACGTGGTATTTGATTAGTACGAACTGGATGCTCCAAGGCCTGCGAAAAGGAAAGGAAATAATTTAGAATGAACAACTTTGTTGATccttaagatattttttaattaaactagcAGAGtgtgtatttgattttgtcatATACATCCTTAACAAATTGGATTAAAGTACATGGCTCCTTTGCAAGGGtatcaatttttgtattttgctaTCATATTTTACTTACGCGCTTTCGAAAACCAAAGTAGGCACCAACAAAGGTCAGAGGAACGGAGACTCCAAACCAGAGAGCAAGCAAGGCAATCAATGTGCTAAAGGGCACAGCACCAGAGCTGCCTTCTCCCCAAAGCACCAGATTCATAACGAAGAACAGCGAAAAGACGacgctaaaaaaaagtaagagataatagaaatattgattgaatttttcaCTCTAGCTGCTCACTTACCCGGGACACACGATTGAGGTGAGAATTACATTGCTCTTCCATTTGACGCCACCAAAGCTCTTATAGATTCGTGCCGAGACATATCCAGCAGGTGTTCCAAGCGAAACAAACAACACCATTGAGCAGGTCATCAAAGCGCCACGATTTGCCGGCGACAAGAAACCAAGACAGGCAAAAGCCAAGGTAACCAATGCCATAACCAACACCTGCACACCAGAGCCCAAAAACACGGACAACAGCATTCCCTTGCGTGGTGGCCTAAAGACATCACCGTGCACGAGTTTCCAGCCAAACTCCTCCTGCGCATCTTCGCCGCTGTCCATTTGATTATATCGGGCGATATCTTTGTGCAACGTACGCAGCATAATCATAGCAACCATGCCACTTAGGAATAGTACAATGACCAGCGAGTTGAGAATAGAGAACCACTGAATATTTGTATGGGGCATCGATTCCAGAATATAATCCCAACGTGAAGaccatttaattttgtcattcTCTGTGAATTTAACGCTGTACGTGTAGACAATTAACTGAAATTCGCCCGACTTGAGAGAACTCTCGCGTATGGCCAATGGGGGTTCATTTTGACCACAGGTTGGTTTATTGGGATCAGCATGATTCAGTGATCTGGGTGTTACTTTCGCAGAGATTATGCGACCACTGCTGCCGCCAAAGTTCATGCCCCAATCTTCGGATTTCCCACTATGAAATGTGATCTCCAGATCTACATGATTGAAGGGGTAGTAATGAAGTGGCCGATTGTACTGCGCATTGATGGCACATCCTTCGCCGTCTGGTCGCACCAAGCATCCCATGGGAAAACCAGTGCTGCAATACTGCTTGCCTGTCTCCAGCTGATAACACCACGTCACGGGCATGTTATCAACAATCCAATGATGCTGATAGTTTAAACTGATTCCCTTTTTTAGCACCATCATTCGCCGATCGCTATCCGCATTGCCTCCGGTATAATTCTTGCGGCAAGCCTGAtgaaaatacaattacaattacaataagCAATTTTTTACTAAAGTATTACCGCATTTGACTTACCACTGCGCATTCCACATCCTCCCTAAACTGTATGCTGTAAGGACCTGGTCGAATTCGCTCGCCAAACACTACTTGGCCAAGATTCTCAACCGGCGAGTTTTCCTCCTTTCCCAGACAGAAGTCAAAATGATGGTATTCATAGGGTATAACAGATTCCTCAGTGTTAAGTCGGTTAACGTACAGAGTGACATCCGACTGCAAAAAGtaaatgattaatttatgGTACAAGCATGAAGATAATAGTTTTCTTAGCTATAAGCGTCTATCAGTTTATAATCTACATTTCATAATTCTTATGCCTACAAAAGCAACCCATCAAACCGACAACTTTTGTAAACTTTAGCAAATGACTCTCTTGAGGAGTTTTGATAAGATCAGATAAAAATATGGTTTAGactaaaaaaagtttttaattaatttgtgtgTAAAAGCATTTAATGTTCCAACATTGCCAAGATAACAGTTTTCGGTAGCAGTATTTTTacagtattttttattgagcgGAAAAGAACATTTACGATTTATGCTACCATCTAGACTTAAAAACGAAATTCACatattctattttcttttaattattttctttcctACTTAACTATATTTGCTTGCAATTCTTAaccaagtttaaaaaaataatttaataattcggTCCATTGGATTGaactattttaaaacataaaaagcaGATACACaaatgttgtattttgtttgaaGCAATTActtcacatatatataagcGCAAAGATCTGCGAACAATTCCAAGTGCCTgacatacataaatgtatcTGAAAAGTTATCTAAACTGCTGTTTCAAATGGAATGACAGaaccaaaaaaattcaagataAACAAAACTACATTAGAAAGCAAATAGAGTTCTTGAAGAAGTGGGAATTGACGTCGATCTCCAActgaacacacacatacttgcaTAAACACATATGTTCATacatatacagttagtcaagaaagtattttgacaaaatcaaaaatctacacgttaaaattgttatggatttttattttatttcccaTTTAATTATTCTTGTGTATGGTTTTtacaataagtaaatataaatattcttataatttttttttaatattatacaaatacgtgaatttttattgtgtCAAAAAACTTTCTTGACTAAATGTACGTAGCTGGAGGCGCACTAAGCAGAACGATCGACGTCAGCACACCACCTACATGAGTACacacgagcaacaacaactataaaacATATATCGCGGAGACCCGCAGGCTTCTTATCACTGCTTCCGTTGCAGGAAACAAAAAGTAGCATACACTCAACAATTCATTGGCCATTAGTTGATGAtggaacacacacatactctgCTCACAAATACTTATGCACTTACCTTACACGTCGGTAAGATTTCCGTGCTTTTGCAGTAGTTAACCGGGGCCAGACCAGGTAGATAAAATGCTTCCGAGAGCGACAGGGTAAATATTGCAACTAGCAGCATCTCGATCTGATAAGGTAGAGCCATGGTGCGGCGGTACCGTGGCGATATCATTCGTGGTTTTGAGAACTTAAGCAGTGCAACAACAcccacaatcacacacactcacagtcaAGCGAATTTGAAGTCAGTGtctgccacaaaatgttgatGTCAACGTTTGCGTTGACGCCACACTACTTGACTGTTTGTTACCAACTCGATATGTGATTATACGGAATTTCGATACTGTCTATTTAAGTCGTACTTGCAGTTTAATTgtcaagtttttgtttttttcggcTTATTTCTTGACTGACAAACGTCAGCACTGTGCGACTGCAAAAACGGCGTTGCCACCTGATGAGTACTGCCAACCTGAGCAAATTACAACAGAGTTGATATATCgattatttgattataataatattttacttattggACGCTtacttgtatatatttattgcacagtattattgaatataaattaatataatatttaaagtgtgaaaacatttgttttcGAATAACTGGccttaattttaaacataactGACAACTATACCCAAGTAATGGGTTGCCACCGTGTGCAATGAACGACGCGCACCAGTTTTCCATGTGGAGTTAAAATTTCGACAGAGCCGGCCTGCTTCAGTTTTCTTTACAATTCAGATATTTGTCTCGGACTTGAAAATTGTTCGAAATTAATAGCAACTTGACTATTTTACGTTtcatttcttaatattttgagAGCAAGTCGCATTTGTCCCGCGTTTTTTTGACAGATCGAATAGGCAAAATCGAAATAGCAACACAGCTTTGGCAATTGGCAACGCGCAGACAAAGGGGAAAAATACACGCACAgtaagttattgaaaaaaaaaaaaaaaatcaatttgtgacTACCAGCAATCTTGCTAAGGTTTTGCATCGCTTGTTGGACTTACAAATCATTTTGGTTTATTAAGCAGCTGGCCAATATAGTCTTCATATTTGCTCATACACCTGCACAAGCACAGAAGGCTAAACGATTACGAAAAATTTCCACACATCCCCGCCCTAGCATCTACATCTCTTAACgaaattgaaagtaaaaaaGAGCGCAAAAATGACTTCGGACATAGCAAGgcaattaattgttattttggaGAAGACGGTATCGCCAGGTGAGTAACAAAGATCCTTTaaataatgtatgtatgtgtgcatgtatgcTTGTGTTCATTGGAGACAGGCACCTAACGTTTGGTTGTTCAGGGCCAAGCTGAAAGCCATTTTGTTATAGGCTGCGATGCGTCGAAACGTCGCGTCGACGGCGGCAGTGACGCGTATGTTGCGCAGGGTTGCAATGCAACATAAGCGTATGCTTGGTTGCTAGgggcacacaaacacacacacatgtgcagaAAATAATGCCATATCTATAAAcatcactgttgccaacttagctattttatagctagctctggctattttcaaaattcgatTGCTACCAAAATTTGGAAATTGCTATTGGCTGCAGATCTAGCTCATGTACATTAAgttatgttttaatattatgtttttcttAAACTGTGTGTCAAAGTCTtatgtaaagaaaaatttgacaacaCCGTGAAAACATA includes the following:
- the LOC117782387 gene encoding carcinine transporter is translated as MTGEIVDSEDEYDEISQLRQRNKPETQESIDEAFDLDDLLPIIGEFGKYQKLLVFGICLPACIPCGFCAFNQLFMADTPDDYWCRIPELMDMDVEQRKYLAIPKEQENDELVYSKCYTYGVNWTQLLDPFNEDTNGNLTFEHLELNSSWPLVKCSQGWEYNTSHVWSSIVIDFDLVCDQDIYPTIGLAALNSGGPVGVYLFGLLNDRAGRRLSYFTCLATLLAGSLMTSLSKDFWTWAGSRVVVGLTIPAVYQIPFIISLELVGEKYRSFVTVMTCTFYTSGIMLLSLVTYLERDWVRLSYYTSLPFYAYFLYMFVMPESPRWLLMRGRLEEALKILERMAIINGRQFPEAVHSKLEAQIRRDKMKKEKKKIANVGLMDLCRTPNMRLKTILITLSWFANETVYLGLSYYGPSLGTNQYVSFFLSAVVELPSYLCCWYFMDTWGRRWPLSLSMILGGVACVITVMLPDDAIDETLILYLISKALLSASFLIIYPFAGELYPTQVRGIGIGASSYIGGLGLIVIPFVTYLGKENLKLPLVIMGFVSMLGGMTGLRLPETLHHRLPQTIEEGEEFGKNWQLKDCFNCKPKPETLSPPTSYENLDVLGGSSNNASEVELELRDNRRLRQQPRIDERTPLDLTSSGSGGTGRPHRASMKRLVRQMSVMDTQRTHDGTMQLTHWI
- the LOC117782388 gene encoding transmembrane 9 superfamily member 2 — translated: MISPRYRRTMALPYQIEMLLVAIFTLSLSEAFYLPGLAPVNYCKSTEILPTCKSDVTLYVNRLNTEESVIPYEYHHFDFCLGKEENSPVENLGQVVFGERIRPGPYSIQFREDVECAVACRKNYTGGNADSDRRMMVLKKGISLNYQHHWIVDNMPVTWCYQLETGKQYCSTGFPMGCLVRPDGEGCAINAQYNRPLHYYPFNHVDLEITFHSGKSEDWGMNFGGSSGRIISAKVTPRSLNHADPNKPTCGQNEPPLAIRESSLKSGEFQLIVYTYSVKFTENDKIKWSSRWDYILESMPHTNIQWFSILNSLVIVLFLSGMVAMIMLRTLHKDIARYNQMDSGEDAQEEFGWKLVHGDVFRPPRKGMLLSVFLGSGVQVLVMALVTLAFACLGFLSPANRGALMTCSMVLFVSLGTPAGYVSARIYKSFGGVKWKSNVILTSIVCPGVVFSLFFVMNLVLWGEGSSGAVPFSTLIALLALWFGVSVPLTFVGAYFGFRKRALEHPVRTNQIPRQIPDQSIYTQPIPGIVMGGVLPFGCIFIQLFFILSSLWSNQMYYMFGFLFLVFLILVITCSETTILLCYFHLCAEDYHWWWRSFLTSGFTAVYLFIYCCHYFVTKLSIKDSASTFLYFGYTAIMVVLFFLLTGTIGFFACFWFIRKIYSVVKVD